CTGTGTTTCAGCCCGCATCACTACGTCCTGAAGAAAACCAGAAGCTGGTTTCTGACCTTAACGCGGATGTTATGGTCGTGGTTGCCTATGGTTTGATCCTGCCTAAAGCCGTGCTAGACATGCCTCGCCTCGGCTGCATTAACGTACATGGTTCTCTACTTCCACGCTGGCGTGGCGCAGCGCCTATCCAGCGCGCGCTCTGGGCGGGTGATGCAGAAACCGGTGTCACCATTATGCAAATGGACGTAGGTCTAGATACCGGCGACATGCTGCATAAAGTCTCTTGCCCAATTACCTCTCAAGATACCAGCGCAACGTTGTACGATAAGTTGGCAGATCTAGGCCCACAGGGCCTCATCACCACGCTGACTCAATTAGCCAATGGAACTGCTGTACCTGAGAAACAGGATGAAGCATTAGTTACCTATGCTGAAAAACTCAGCAAGGACGAAGCCCGTCTGAATTGGACTCTTTCAGCCGTTCAGCTTGAACGTTGCGTCCGCTCTTTCAATCCATGGCCTGTCAGTTTCTTTATGATTGATGAGCAACCGGTAAAAGTGTGGCAGTCTCAAGCATTAGACGCGGAGCATAACCAAGCGCCGGGAACCATCATCAGTGCAGATAAACAGGGCATCGCCGTGGCTACCGCGGAGGGTATCTTACTGATGACTCAGCTACAGCCTTCTGGCAAAAAAAGCATGTCCGCGCAGGATTTATTGAATTCTCGTCGCGAATGGTTCACTCCGGGCAATTGTCTCGAGTAAGCAATTTACGATTGCGTAAAGGGCCCACTTGGACCCTTTTTGTTTGAAATTGACGCAAAACAGTCTCTAAACTTCAAACCAGCCCCCTATTCGCGGTAAACTTCGCGTAATAATTCAAATTCTTAATTTATGCTGCAATGGTCAGCCTTACGCTATGAAAAACACTCCTTATAATTTGCGTGCTATTGCTGCTAAAGCTCTCAGTTCGGTACTCGATCAAGGGCAATCCCTTAGCACGGTTCTTCCAGCACTGAGCAAAGAAGTCAGTGAAAAAGATCGCGCACTGCTGCAGGAACTTTGCTTCGGGGTGCTGCGCGTTCTACCTCAGCTTGAATGGTATATTCAGCAATTGATGGCTAAGGTTCTTACCGGCAAGCAGCGCTCATTGCATTACCTCATCATGGTGGGCATTTACCAGCTGGTTTATACTCGCATCCCACCTCACGCCGCATTAGCGGAAACGGTAAATGGTGCGGTAGCTTTAAAACGGCCGCAGCTGAAAGGATTGATCAACGGCGTACTACGTCAGTTTCAACGCCAAGAAGATCAGCTCAAAGAACGTTCCCAAAATAACGAATGTCGCTTCCTCCATCCTTCTTGGTTACTGAAACGCTTGCAGCAAGCTTATCCAGAGCAGTGGGAATCTATCGTTGATGCCAATAATCAGCGCCCGCCAATGTGGCTACGCGTTAATCGCCTTCACCACACCCGTGATGAATATCTGGCATTGCTGGCAAACGCTGAAATTAATGCTTTTGCCCACCCGCAGTTCCCTGATGCTATTTGCCTTGAAGAAGCCTCGCCCGTCGGACGCCTGCCAGGGTTTGAACAAGGATGGGTCACCGTACAAGACGCTAGTGCCCAGCACTGCGTCGATCTCCTTGATCCGCAAAACGGCGAACAGATCCTCGATCTATGCTGTGCGCCTGGGGGAAAAACGACACATATTCTCGAAGCGGCACCAAAAGCACATGTGCTTGCCGTTGACGTTGATGAAAATCGCCTGAAACGCGTAAAAGAAAACCTGCAACGCTTGCAACAGCAGGCCGAAGTGAAATGCGGCGATGGGCGCTACCCAGAGAGCTGGTGTGGCGACAAACAGTTTGATCGCATCTTACTTGATGCCCCTTGCTCCGCGACCGGTGTGATCCGTCGTCATCCTGATATCAAGTGGTTACGCCGCGATCGTGATATCGCTGAACTAGCTGCGTTGCAGAAAGAGATCATTGAAGCTATTTGGCCACGCTTAAAATCAGGCGGAGTAATGGTGTATGCCACCTGCTCTGTTTTACCTGAAGAAAATGCTCAACAGATGCGCGAGTTCCTTACCCGCCATCCTGAAGCGAAACTTGTAGCCACCGGAGACAACGAGAACCCAGGGCTACAACATCTTCCCCATACACAGGATGGTGATGGGTTCTTTTACGCTAAGCTGATTAAAGCATGACAGTGTCTGCCTGCGGACGACACAGGCTTATCAATAGCGCAAAACAGAGAGCACAATGAAGATAATTATTCTTGGCGCCGGACAAGTGGGCGGCACACTGGCAGAAAACTTGGTCGGTGAAAACAACGACATAACTATTGTCGATACAAATAGCGATCGCCTTCGCCAATTGCAGGATAAATTCGATCTTAGAGTGGTTCAAGGCCACGGTTCTCACCCGCGCGTATTACGAGAAGCAGGCGCAGATGATGCCGATATGCTTGTGGCAGTCACAAGTTCTGATGAAACCAACATGGTTGCCTGTCAGGTGGCATATTCTCTATTTAATACACCAAACCGTATCGCGCGTATTCGTTCGACAGAATACATACGCGAAAATGAGCGTCTGTTTAATGCCGAAGCTGTTCCTATAGATCATCTCATATCACCTGAGCAGTTGGTGACTGATTATGTCTATCGCTTGATCGAGTATCCTGGCGCATTGCAGGTTGTGAACTTTGCTGAAGGAAAAGTCAGTCTTGCGGTGGTAAAAGCCTATTATGGTGGCCCACTGGTGGGCAACGCATTAGCTTCCCTAAAAGAACATATGCCACACATTGATACGCGCGTTGCTGCTATTTTCCGTCAAGATCGCCCGATCAGGCCTCAGGGTTCTACAATCATTGAAGCTGGTGATGAAGTCTTTTTTGTTGCCGCATCACAGCATATCCGCGCCGTTATGAGCGAACTTCAGCGCCTAGAGAAACCTTATAAGCGCATCATGATTGTTGGCGGTGGGAACGTCGGCG
This is a stretch of genomic DNA from Hafnia alvei. It encodes these proteins:
- the trkA gene encoding Trk system potassium transporter TrkA; protein product: MKIIILGAGQVGGTLAENLVGENNDITIVDTNSDRLRQLQDKFDLRVVQGHGSHPRVLREAGADDADMLVAVTSSDETNMVACQVAYSLFNTPNRIARIRSTEYIRENERLFNAEAVPIDHLISPEQLVTDYVYRLIEYPGALQVVNFAEGKVSLAVVKAYYGGPLVGNALASLKEHMPHIDTRVAAIFRQDRPIRPQGSTIIEAGDEVFFVAASQHIRAVMSELQRLEKPYKRIMIVGGGNVGAGLAHRLEKDYSVKLIERNQQRAAELAEILHDTIVFYGDASDQELLMEEHIDQVDVFIALTNDDEANIMSAMLAKRLGAKKVMVLIQRSAYVDLVQGSVIDIAISPQQATISALLGHVRKADIVSVSSLRRGVAEAIEAIAHGDESTSKVVGRRVEEIKLPPGTTIGAIVRGDDVIIANSESKIEQGDHVIMFLTDKKFITDVERLFQPSPFFL
- the fmt gene encoding methionyl-tRNA formyltransferase; the encoded protein is MSDSLRIIFAGTPDFAARHLDALLSSQHQIVGVFTQPDRPAGRGNKLTPSPVKVLAQQHDLPVFQPASLRPEENQKLVSDLNADVMVVVAYGLILPKAVLDMPRLGCINVHGSLLPRWRGAAPIQRALWAGDAETGVTIMQMDVGLDTGDMLHKVSCPITSQDTSATLYDKLADLGPQGLITTLTQLANGTAVPEKQDEALVTYAEKLSKDEARLNWTLSAVQLERCVRSFNPWPVSFFMIDEQPVKVWQSQALDAEHNQAPGTIISADKQGIAVATAEGILLMTQLQPSGKKSMSAQDLLNSRREWFTPGNCLE
- the rsmB gene encoding 16S rRNA (cytosine(967)-C(5))-methyltransferase RsmB, with product MKNTPYNLRAIAAKALSSVLDQGQSLSTVLPALSKEVSEKDRALLQELCFGVLRVLPQLEWYIQQLMAKVLTGKQRSLHYLIMVGIYQLVYTRIPPHAALAETVNGAVALKRPQLKGLINGVLRQFQRQEDQLKERSQNNECRFLHPSWLLKRLQQAYPEQWESIVDANNQRPPMWLRVNRLHHTRDEYLALLANAEINAFAHPQFPDAICLEEASPVGRLPGFEQGWVTVQDASAQHCVDLLDPQNGEQILDLCCAPGGKTTHILEAAPKAHVLAVDVDENRLKRVKENLQRLQQQAEVKCGDGRYPESWCGDKQFDRILLDAPCSATGVIRRHPDIKWLRRDRDIAELAALQKEIIEAIWPRLKSGGVMVYATCSVLPEENAQQMREFLTRHPEAKLVATGDNENPGLQHLPHTQDGDGFFYAKLIKA